In Grus americana isolate bGruAme1 chromosome 17, bGruAme1.mat, whole genome shotgun sequence, the following proteins share a genomic window:
- the STK4 gene encoding serine/threonine-protein kinase 4 isoform X3, with amino-acid sequence METVQLRHPRRQLKKLDEDSLTKQPEEVFDVLEKLGEGSYGSVFKAIHKETGQVVAIKQVPVESDLQEIIKEISIMQQCDSPHVVKYYGSYFKNTDLWIVMEYCGAGSVSDIIRLRNKTLTEEEIATIVQSTLKGLEYLHFMRKIHRDIKAGNILLNTEGHAKLADFGVAGQLTDTMAKRNTVIGTPFWMAPEVIQEIGYNCVADIWSLGITAIEMAEGKPPYADIHPMRAIFMIPTNPPPTFRKPELWSDNFTDFVKQCLVKSPEQRATATQLLQHPFVKSAKGVSILRDLINEAMDIKLKRQEAQQRELDQDDEENSNPPYRNFLPHKSNRQKPEEEDESDSGTMVRASGDETGTIRAVNTMSDGANTMIEHDGTLESQLGTMVINTEEEEEEGTMKTKDLECRGTSAEALGPGPHDGAGD; translated from the exons ATGGAGACGGTGCAGCTGCGGCACCCGCGCCG GCAGCTGAAGAAGttagatgaagacagtttaaccAAACAACCTGAAGAGGTTTTTGATGTATTGGAGAAGCTTGGAGAAGG cTCCTATGGCAGCGTGTTCAAAGCCATCCATAAAGAAACAGGTCAAGTTGTTGCAATTAAGCAAGTTCCTGTGGAATCTGACCTGCAAGAGATTATAAAGGAAATATCCATAATGCAGCAATGTGACAG TCCTCACGTGGTGAAATATTATGGCAGCTATTTTAAGAACACAGACCTGTGGATAGTCATGGAATACTGCGGCGCTGGATCTGTGTCTGATATTATTCgattaagaaataaaact ctCACAGAGGAGGAAATTGCTACAATAGTGCAATCAACACTGAAAGGACTAGAGTACCTGCATTTTATGAGGAAAATACACAGGGACATCAAAGCTGGAAATATATTGCTGAATACTGAGGGACATGCTAAACTTGCAGATTTTGGAGTGGCAGGACAGCTTACA GACACCATGGCAAAGCGGAACACAGTTATAGGGACCCCATTTTGGATGGCTCCAGAAGTGATTCAAGAAATTGGGTATAACTGTGTTGCAGACATCTGGTCTCTGGGAATCACTGCAATAGAGATGGCTGAAGGCAAACCACCGTATGCAGATATTCATCCTATGAGA gcaATTTTCATGATTCCTACCAATCCGCCTCCAACATTCCGGAAACCAGAGCTCTGGTCAGACAATTTTACAGACTTTGTAAAACAGTGTCTTGTGAAGAGCCCAGAGCAGCGTGCCACTGCAACACAGCTTCTGCAG catcCGTTTGTTAAAAGTGCCAAAGGAGTGTCAATTCTGCGAGACTTGATTAATGAAGCAATGGATATCAAGCTGAAACGTCAAGAGGCGCAACAGCGTGAACTCGATCAAGATGATGAAGAAAATTCA AACCCCCCTTATAGAAACTTTCTACCACACAAGAGCAACCGACAGAAACCTGAG GAAGAAGATGAAAGCGATTCAGGTACCATGGTGAGGGCAAGTGGAGATGAAACTGGTACCATAAGAGCTGTCAACACAATGAGTGATGGAGCCAACACAATGATAGAACATGATGGCACCTTGGAATCCCAGTTGGGTACAATGGTCATaaacacagaagaggaagaggaggagggcaccatgaaaa
- the TOMM34 gene encoding mitochondrial import receptor subunit TOM34 produces MAASPSALRRAGNEEFRRGQYGPAAALYTRALALLEAAGEAAAEERSVLLANRAACHLKDGACSLCVADCSGALDLVPFGIKPLLRRAAAYEALERYQLAYVDYKTALQVDCSIQAAHDGVNRMTKALLEKDGVNWRQKLPPIPTVPVSAQTRWSIPSAGAPEANTPATASQGEPDQTAAGTERARTLKEEGNELVKKGNHKKAVEKYTESLKLKQECATYTNRALCYLNLKQYKEAVQDCTEALRLDPTNVKALYRRAQALKELKDYKSSIADIKSLLKTEPKNTAALRLLQELNRA; encoded by the exons ATGGCGGCATCGCCCAGCGCCCTGCGTCGGGCCGGCAACGAGGAGTTCCGCCGCGGGCAGTACGGGCCGGCCGCCGCGCTCTACACCCGCGCGTTGGCGCTGCTGGAGGCCGCAG GGGAGGCCGCCGCCGAAGAGCGGAGCGTGCTGCTCGCCAACCGCGCCGCCTGCCACCTCAAGGACGGCGCCTGCAGCCTCTGCGTCGCCGACTGCAGCGG CGCCCTCGACCTGGTCCCGTTCGGGATCAAGCCCCTCCTCAGGCGGGCCGCGGCCTACGAGGCCCTGGAGAGGTACCAGCTGGCCTACGTGGACTACAAGACCGCGCTGCAGGTGGACTGCTCCATACAGGCGGCACACGACGGCGTCAACAG GATGACTAAAGCCCTGCTGGAGAAAGATGGCGTGAACTGGCGCCAGAAGCTCCCACCAATCCCCACGGTCCCTGTTTCTGCCCAGACGAGGTGGAGCATTCCTTCTGCTGGAGCCCCCGAGGCAAACACTCCTGCAACTGCATCACAGGGAGAACCAG ACCAGACTGCTGCTGGCACGGAGAGAGCTCGAACtctgaaggaagaaggaaatgaaCTTGTAAAGAAAGGAAACCATAAGAAAGCAGTTGAGAAGTACACTGAGAGTTTAAAGCTCAAACAGGAATGTGCAACTTACACCAACAG AGCTCTCTGTTACCTGAATCTGAAGCAATACAAAGAAGCAGTACAGGACTGCACGGAAGCTCTGCGGTTAGATCCTACAAACGTTAAGGCACTCTACAGGCGTGCTCAAGCACTTAAGGAACTGAAG GATTACAAATCAAGTATTGCTGATATCAAGAGCTTGTTGAAAACTGAACCAAAGAACACAGCTGCACTGAGATTACTGCAAGAACTGAACAGAGCCTAG
- the STK4 gene encoding serine/threonine-protein kinase 4 isoform X4 gives METVQLRHPRRQLKKLDEDSLTKQPEEVFDVLEKLGEGSYGSVFKAIHKETGQVVAIKQVPVESDLQEIIKEISIMQQCDSPHVVKYYGSYFKNTDLWIVMEYCGAGSVSDIIRLRNKTLTEEEIATIVQSTLKGLEYLHFMRKIHRDIKAGNILLNTEGHAKLADFGVAGQLTDTMAKRNTVIGTPFWMAPEVIQEIGYNCVADIWSLGITAIEMAEGKPPYADIHPMRAIFMIPTNPPPTFRKPELWSDNFTDFVKQCLVKSPEQRATATQLLQHPFVKSAKGVSILRDLINEAMDIKLKRQEAQQRELDQDDEENSEEDESDSGTMVRASGDETGTIRAVNTMSDGANTMIEHDGTLESQLGTMVINTEEEEEEGTMKTKDLECRGTSAEALGPGPHDGAGD, from the exons ATGGAGACGGTGCAGCTGCGGCACCCGCGCCG GCAGCTGAAGAAGttagatgaagacagtttaaccAAACAACCTGAAGAGGTTTTTGATGTATTGGAGAAGCTTGGAGAAGG cTCCTATGGCAGCGTGTTCAAAGCCATCCATAAAGAAACAGGTCAAGTTGTTGCAATTAAGCAAGTTCCTGTGGAATCTGACCTGCAAGAGATTATAAAGGAAATATCCATAATGCAGCAATGTGACAG TCCTCACGTGGTGAAATATTATGGCAGCTATTTTAAGAACACAGACCTGTGGATAGTCATGGAATACTGCGGCGCTGGATCTGTGTCTGATATTATTCgattaagaaataaaact ctCACAGAGGAGGAAATTGCTACAATAGTGCAATCAACACTGAAAGGACTAGAGTACCTGCATTTTATGAGGAAAATACACAGGGACATCAAAGCTGGAAATATATTGCTGAATACTGAGGGACATGCTAAACTTGCAGATTTTGGAGTGGCAGGACAGCTTACA GACACCATGGCAAAGCGGAACACAGTTATAGGGACCCCATTTTGGATGGCTCCAGAAGTGATTCAAGAAATTGGGTATAACTGTGTTGCAGACATCTGGTCTCTGGGAATCACTGCAATAGAGATGGCTGAAGGCAAACCACCGTATGCAGATATTCATCCTATGAGA gcaATTTTCATGATTCCTACCAATCCGCCTCCAACATTCCGGAAACCAGAGCTCTGGTCAGACAATTTTACAGACTTTGTAAAACAGTGTCTTGTGAAGAGCCCAGAGCAGCGTGCCACTGCAACACAGCTTCTGCAG catcCGTTTGTTAAAAGTGCCAAAGGAGTGTCAATTCTGCGAGACTTGATTAATGAAGCAATGGATATCAAGCTGAAACGTCAAGAGGCGCAACAGCGTGAACTCGATCAAGATGATGAAGAAAATTCA GAAGAAGATGAAAGCGATTCAGGTACCATGGTGAGGGCAAGTGGAGATGAAACTGGTACCATAAGAGCTGTCAACACAATGAGTGATGGAGCCAACACAATGATAGAACATGATGGCACCTTGGAATCCCAGTTGGGTACAATGGTCATaaacacagaagaggaagaggaggagggcaccatgaaaa